The genomic interval AACGGGATTCGTGGCGGGATGCCGCGTCAACCAACTGGATGCGCCGTCGTTTGGGGCGTTGGTGCGCGCGCCGCTGGGGGAAACCTATCAGATCTTCGGAATCATCTACGACATTCACATTGACGATGACGGGCTGGTGCGTCAACTCGTCACAGCAGATAATGTCAGCGACGAGGTGATGAAAGACAACCGCGAGCGAAGAATCGTGCCCGTGGAAATGTCCGTGCTGGCGGTGGGATACGAGCAGGATGGGAAGATTCATCACCTTCTGCCGCCGCGTCCGCCCTTGAGTTTGGATGTGATCTTCAAGTGTGATAACAACGACCTCGCGCGCTTCACCGAGAAGTTCGGATATTTCAGGCACATCTTGAACAATCAGGAAATTCCTATTGGTGAAGTAGTTGCGGCGCATATTTTGCAGGCAAGTAAAGCAAGGGGCGTGGAAAGTGGAAAGCATGCCCTGAGCAACGCCGAAGGGTGGAAAGAGGCAGCGACGCATGAAGTGATTACCTTATTGCGCGATGATTACCCGACGTTGATGTCCGTGCTGGGCGCGTTGAGCGATGTTGCATGATGACAATCCCGAAGGGATGGCATGATTGTAGACTTGGAAGAATATGGATTGCCAATCGCGAAGCGATGGCATGATTGGACAAGTCTATGACACCCCTTCGGGGTTGGAATGAATTGATTGGCGATTCTACAGTCGTTTCATCCCTTCGGGATTGAATATTGAACCACGGAGACGCGGAGTCACGGAAAATTATTTTGCTTATTGGCGGTTCTCGATACGGGCTTCGCCCTACTCGACCACTGAGTTGGAAAGGAATGAGAGGTATTTATGGAACAACGAACAAAAGTTGGATATTTGGTTGGCGGCGGATTAAAAGAAAACTTTCGCGTGAGGCTCACTGTTTCCCCGCAGGAGATTCAGGAGGGAGCGTTTGTGGTCATCCAAAGCGGAGAGTGGAATTATTACGGCATCGTCACGGACATCGTCCTTGGGGCGACGGACCCGCGCTTTGCGGATGAGCAGATGGAGGGACGGTTCCCGTCGCATATTTCGAAGGCGTTGCACGGGCAGACGCTGTACGCGAATCTCGAAGTGTTGCCGAACCTGATGCTGGAGATCGGTCCGCAGTTGGGGACGGCGGGGTATAAAGATTGGCGCGGTCGAATCGACGCGGGACTCAAAGATGAGCCGCGCATATTGCCCGTCAAGAATGTGCCGCCGCATCACGCGCAGGTATTTTTGGCGAACGAAGGCGACATCGCGGAAATTTTCGGTGACCCGAACGAGAAGGGGAACTTCATCATCGGGTACACGCGCGAACAGGATCATCCCGTGTGCATTGACATGGAGAAGTTCGTGCAGAGATCGTCGGGCGTGTTCGGCGCGACTGGCACGGGCAAGTCGTTCCTCACGCGGCTCGTGCTGGCGGGGTTGATGCACTACAACAAAGCCTCGGTGTTCGTGCTGGATATGCACAACGAGTATGGTTTTGACGATGTGGCGTCAGACACGAAAAAAGCCGTGACGGGATTGAAGACCAAGTTCAAGTCGAAGGTTCGAATCGTCGGCTTGGGAGGCGGATCAACCATCCGAGGGCAAGTCCCCGATTTTAATTTGGAGATCTCGACGGGCGATATATCCACAAGTGACATCGAGACGTTGATGCGCGAATTGAATCTGCGCGAGACGACTCCGACGACGTTGAACGCGTTGTACGCGTCGTTTCGAGATGAGTGGTTCGCGCGGTTCCGCGATATGTCGCGTGAGACAGTGATCATCGAAGATGAAAGAGGAAAGAAGAAAGAAGTGCCTGCGGAGGGAAGTGTGGCGGCGTGGGCAAATGAAAATGGAGTCAACGTGGCGGCGGCGGAGGCTCTGCACGACAAACTGCGCAGGCTGTTCGGCAAGCCGTATATCGTGGAGAAGCCCGCGGCGGATTCGGTGAAGGAGATCATCGCCTCGCTGGAGAACGGACAGCATGTGATCCTGTCGTTCGGCGAACACGAAAGCGACCTGGATTATCTGCTCGTATCGAATCTGTTGACGCGCAAGATCCGCAACGCGTGGGAGCATAAGACCAACGCGTTCCGCACGCATGGAAAAGAGGAGCCGCGTCAGTTGATCATCGTCGTTGAAGAGGCGCACAAATTGCTGAACCGCGAGATGGCGGCGCAAACGACCTTTGCGACCATCGCGCGCGAACTCCGCAAATATTATGTGACGCTGTTGATCGTGGACCAGCGCCCGTCGCAAATTTATGACGAGGTCATGTCACAGTTGGGGACGCGCATCTCAGGCTGGCTCGGCGACGAGGACGATATCCACGCTGTTCTTTCGGGTCTCGCGGGACGGGAGGCGTTACGCGGTATGCTGGCGCGACTCCAACCGAAAGAGGAAGTGCTTCTGCTCGGCTGGGGAGTGCCGATGCCTCTGCCTGTGCGCTCGCGCAGGTATGACGAGGAGTTTTGGAAGGAATTGCTCGGAGGCAAGGAAAAACGCAGTAAAGAACAGAGCTTGCAAGACCTAGGATTTTAAGTGAGCAAGGAGCAGAATTTGCCTGTCCCGCCAACGGCGGGGAAGGAGTTGGGGTTTTAGGTTTGAGAGGGCAGGTTGCAAATCTGTCCTTTTGATTTACCTACACGTATAGTAATTTGCTCATTTCTTCTGTACAATACTCTCAATGGATAATCAAGATACGCAGTATTTACTGAATTTACAGGAAGGAGTTGTTTATGTCTTACGTAGATCTTCTTGATAGTTCTAAAACAGCCTATCCGAATGAGTTTGCGACAGAGTGGTGGAGAAAATCTTCTAAAGAGATACAAGGAAATGCAATTTCCCTTGCAAATGCAGAATTAATGCTACGAATACTACATGGTGAAACTATTCTTTTATCAAACAACCAAGCATTTGATTCGGTAGCATTTCTACGATCAGTCCCAGAATTAATGCGTATGGACTCTTTAGATCGCCCCCCGATAGCGCTTTCATATTTTAAATCTGGAGTGGTAGCACCAGCGGAATATACTCCCGAAGCGTTGGTAGACTTAAGCGTTGAGTATCTAACAAAGAAAATTTTTGTATTTTCCGCTTGGGTAGGCATGGATGATAATACCAAAATACGAGACCGAATGGTTGACGCTTTGAGAAATAGCGACGAATCAAGAAGATTTATTTCAATGGTTGAAAATGTGTTCCTTGACCTTGACTCGAGCATAAGAGAGGATTTTCGGAAGCAAGCCCACAGTTTACAAAAATTTTATAATTATTTACGGAAATTACACCCTCTTGAAAAAAAGGTTGTTAGAGTAGCAGGAAAATCCGATCGTCTAATATGGAAAGATTTAGACGATCTTCAATATTCGCCTTCAAAAGGAATTCCTTTTGAAGCCAT from Candidatus Defluviilinea gracilis carries:
- a CDS encoding ATP-binding protein — encoded protein: MEQRTKVGYLVGGGLKENFRVRLTVSPQEIQEGAFVVIQSGEWNYYGIVTDIVLGATDPRFADEQMEGRFPSHISKALHGQTLYANLEVLPNLMLEIGPQLGTAGYKDWRGRIDAGLKDEPRILPVKNVPPHHAQVFLANEGDIAEIFGDPNEKGNFIIGYTREQDHPVCIDMEKFVQRSSGVFGATGTGKSFLTRLVLAGLMHYNKASVFVLDMHNEYGFDDVASDTKKAVTGLKTKFKSKVRIVGLGGGSTIRGQVPDFNLEISTGDISTSDIETLMRELNLRETTPTTLNALYASFRDEWFARFRDMSRETVIIEDERGKKKEVPAEGSVAAWANENGVNVAAAEALHDKLRRLFGKPYIVEKPAADSVKEIIASLENGQHVILSFGEHESDLDYLLVSNLLTRKIRNAWEHKTNAFRTHGKEEPRQLIIVVEEAHKLLNREMAAQTTFATIARELRKYYVTLLIVDQRPSQIYDEVMSQLGTRISGWLGDEDDIHAVLSGLAGREALRGMLARLQPKEEVLLLGWGVPMPLPVRSRRYDEEFWKELLGGKEKRSKEQSLQDLGF